From the genome of Uranotaenia lowii strain MFRU-FL chromosome 1, ASM2978415v1, whole genome shotgun sequence, one region includes:
- the LOC129751096 gene encoding general odorant-binding protein 83a-like produces MFRFVILVLALEQVAFLSAADVTPRRDADYPPPELLAALKPIHDTCVTKTGVTEEAIKEFSDGQIHEDEKLKCYMNCIFHEAKVVDDQGEVHLEKLHDSLPDSMHDLALHMGKRCLYPEGENQCERAFWLHKCWKTADPKHYFLI; encoded by the exons atgtttcgCTTCGTTATTTTGGTGTTAGCGTTAGAACAGGTCGCGTTTTTATCAGCGGCGGATGTAACTCCCCGACGTGATGCTGAT TACCCACCTCCAGAGCTTTTGGCAGCGCTGAAACCAATCCACGATACATGCGTGACGAAGACCGGAGTAACTGAAG AGGCTATCAAGGAGTTCAGTGACGGGCAGATTCACGAAGATGAGAAGCTCAAGTGCTACATGAATTGTATCTTCCACGAGGCCAAAGTTGTTGACGATCAGGGTGAGGTGCATCTGGAAAAGCTTCATGATTCCCTGCCGGATTCGATGCACGACCTGGCCCTGCACATGGGCAAGCGATGCCTGTATCCCGAGGGTGAAAATCAGTGCGAGCGTGCTTTCTGGCTGCATAAATGCTGGAAAACAGCCGATCCTAAG cACTACTTCCTGatctag